The stretch of DNA GAAGCCGAAGGGCAATTTTTCCTGTAGATTTCGCCGCGCGCTCGCGGATATCACAAGGCCACGGAAGGGGGATGGGCATGGCGAAAAAGCACGACGTATTTATCAGTCACGCCTCCCCCGATAAAGACAGCTTTGTGCGCCCCTTTGCTGAAGCCCTACGCAGACTAGGAGTCAACGTCTGGTACGACGAGTTCTCGATCGGCCTCGGTGACAGCATAGCCGAGGCGATCGAAAAGGGTATCGCCCAGTCTGCGTTTGGCATCGTGGTCATCAGCCCCCGGTTTATCGATCGGAAATGGACGCAGCATGAATATCGCGCACTGCTGAATCTTAACGTCGAGGAGGATCGGAAAATTGTACCGATCTGGCTCGGCGTGACGAGAGCTGACGTCGCTGCGTTTAGTCCGTCCCTGGCTGACAAGTTGGCGATCGACACTCAGCACGTCGATGCTAACGAGGCGGCGATACAAATCCTCCGCCTCGTTAGGCCTGATCTTTACAGCCAGCATCCCCGCGCCGACCTCGAAGAGATGGCTAGTGGTGAGACGCTCGAAAAACTGCAGAGTGAGATTGAAGAGCTGCGCGAGCAGATGGAGGATTTGCAGGAGCAAATCGAAGAGTACCAATGCCCCTATTGTGGATCTGGTCTCTCTGACAGGATTCAAGCGCCGGCTGACCCTGAAGAAAAATATTGGGATATGAGGGAAACGTTTGGGTGCGGCTTTCAGCGCTTCGGCGGGACCGTTGAGAGCCTATGTACAAAGGACCCGCGGTTTCCCAAGTTCGTGGATTACGAAATAATATGTTCTGCGCCACAGACGGAGCGGGATCAATGGCAGTGCCACGCTCGGCCGAAGACGGAGATGGCAAGAAAAGCGTCGATCCAAAGCTCTTGGGGAAAAACGCAAGACGAGGCCCGCCGTAGACTTGAACTGAACTACGAATATCGAGCTGGCAAGATCAGCAACCGCGAATGGAACGATAGGCTGTTTGGGCCTGGCGGTTAATGTCTATAGTAGCTCGGCGCAATCCCCACCCACCGAAGTTTCCGATCCATTCACGCCGAGGGCGGCTTCGCTACACCATCACGTAAAGAAGGAACGGTTTTCCGTCATCGCAGACATAACCACCACGATGCTGAAGGCTTCATCGAGCGTAACGGGTTAAGGCTCAAGAGCTGGCAGCTCGCAACGCGAGTGGTTAAATTTAGAGACTGCCTCTTGCTGTGCTCTCATCCCAGGCCTCTTTCATGTTCTTGACGAGCTGTTCACATTCAACCTCGAAGTTCGCGATCGGGATGACGGGCCTGCCCTTCGAAACGTCTCCGTGCTCGGGGACGACGGGACGCGGTGCCGACTGGAGATCGAGGGTGACAATTGCAGGAGGCTCGGGAGCGAGAGAGACTGGCGCGATAGCGGAGGTATGAGGGGCAATCGGCGGTTGGCCCGCCTGCGTCGACGTTGACGCGGTGGGTTGGTGGTTCAGCCTTGACCCACCCATGAACTCACTGAGACTTCGGTCGGCGAGGGGGTGTCGATCGTCGACGTCGAGCAGTGCTTCCGCTCGTCCGCCGAAATAGGCTTTCATCGCCTTCTCGTGGTTCAGGGGATGGGCGTCGATACCGAACTGCTGCATAAGCGCGCGGATGCCGTCCTGGAAAACACGGCTGTTGGCGACGTGCAACTGCTCGAAATAGTTCGACCGGATAGCGTCGATGTGCGAGGCGGGGACGCCGTTGACGAGAAGAAAGGTCTGGCCGTTGCAGCCGTCCGCAAGGGTCAGCCGGTGCCGGATGCCGTACATCGCGAGCAACTTGTAGGCCCAGCCATTCTCGAGGTCGAGCTCCAGCTCTTCGATTTCCGCCGGGCGACCATTCCGTCTAGCAGCGGTGGCGACATTTTCGAGATGCGCCAGCATGCTGTCCCGCTCGTGCTCGAAAAGCTTTTGCAATTGCTCCTTCGTGGACATCACTTCCTTCGAATTCATCCTCAGTTCGGCCAAGCGCACGTTGAGTTTTCGGCCAATCATCTGTGCCTTTTTATGATCGGAACAATGAAGGCTCAGTGAAAGCCGGTTGCCCGGACGGCACCTGACAAATGAAGTGGGAACACGTGCGCGCCAGTAAAAGATGTTACCGCGGCGAATGAGGTTTTCGACGTCGTGGCGGACCGCCATGCGATAGTTGCCCTTGCCTGCCACCTGCGACGTCACCACACACTTTTCGCGCGGGCATCACCTGTGGGCTACAGTTCTGGGCATCAGGTCGCCAATGATGCCAAAACGATATCCGGCACGACTGGAAAATCAAGGAATTAAGGGGTTTTAGAGAGAATTGGCTGGGGAACCTGGATTCGAACCAAGATCGACGGAGTCAGAGTCCGCTGTTCTACCATTGAACTATTCCCCAGCAGGGCGCGGCCGGCAAAGCGGCTCCGCTGGTGTGCGGCGCTTATAAACAAAAGCCGGAGGAATGCAAATACTGTTTGGAAAAATTTCTGCGCCCTAATCGGGTGAGGTTGAGCGGGTCTCGATTTTTGAATCCAAAAAGAATTTGGCGATTTTGCATCGCGCTGGTATTCTCGCGGCAACGCAAAAATCTAATGAGCGCCTGCTGCATACCGTCATGGACTTGCGCGGCGCGTGGAAAACGAACGTGGAAGACCCCGAAGGCGGCGCAAAGCCGCAATTTGACGGGGCGTCAGCGGCAGTGCGCAGGGACGGCAAGAAATCCCGGCGCCGAAAGGGCAAACGGGGCGGTCAGTCCCGCAACGCGCCTCATGCCGCTTCGCAGGCCCCCTCCGAGACATCCGGAGAGGCAGCGCGCCCGATGGAAGCTGCAGCCGGGAACCCGGCCCGCAAGCGCAAACGCCGCCGCCGCGGTAACGGCGGCCAGCGGCATGACGGCGCATCCCCAGCTATCCAGCAGCATGAAAAGCCGGCTTCGGCCGCGCAGGCGGATGGCGACGCTTCATCCAGCCGCCGCAATCGGCGCAAGCATCGCGGAAAGCGCGGCCTGCAGGGCCGTCCGCTGGCGCCTGGCAAGCCGGTCGGCCAGCCGGGGATCGCCGCCCAGCCTGCCGCCGTTGCCAGGGATCCCGCCATTGCGAGAGCCCCAACAATAGCCAAGGCCAATGGGCATTCCGAGCCTCGAAACGATGGCTTCAATCGCGGCGGCCGGCCGCCTGAACGCGAGCGCCGCGATCAGGCCGCCGAGCACCCCTGGCCGGACGAACTTTATGCCGCGCTCGACCTCGGCACGAACAACTGCCGCCTGCTGATTGCCCAGCCCACCCGGCCGGGCCAGTTCCGCGTCGTCGATGCCTTTTCGCGCATCGTGCGCCTCGGCGAGGGGCTTGCCGCGAGCGGCCGCCTTTCCAACGAGGCGATGGACCGCGCCGTCGATGCGCTGCGCGTCTGCGCCGGAAAATTGAAAAGCCGCGAGATCCGCCGCATGCGACTGATCGCCACCGAAGCCTGCCGTCAGGCCGCAAACGGCGCCATTTTCCTCGATCGCGTCGTTGCCGAGACCGGCCTCGAACTCGAGATCATCGACCGCGAAACGGAAGCCCGCCTTGCGGTATCCGGCTGCTCGTCACTGGTCGGCCGCGAAACGCGTTCCGTCGTGCTTTTCGATATCGGCGGCGGCTCCTCGGAAATCGCGGTCATCCGCATCGGCGAGAATCGGTTCAGCCGCCTTGCCAATCACATCACTCACTGGACCTCGCTGCCGGTCGGCGTCGTCACGCTTTCCGAGCGCCACGGCGGGCAGCATGTGACGCCGGAGAGCTTCGAGACCATGGTATCGGAGGTGGGGGGCATGCTTGCGCGGTTCGACTGCCCGGAAATCGAGGTCGCACATTCCGGCGATTTTCACCTGATCGGCACGTCCGGCACGGTGACGACGCTGGCGGGGGTCCATCTCGACCTGCCGCGCTACGACCGCCGCAAGGTGGATGGCATCTGGCTTTCGGATGACGAGGTTTCAGCCATGCAGGCGAAGCTTCTCTCGTGGGATTTCGAGAGCCGCGCCGCCAATCCCTGCATCGGGCCGGACCGCGCTGACCTGGTGCTCGCCGGCTGTGCCATTCTGGAGGCAATTCGCCGCCGCTGGCCGAGCCCGCGCATGCGCGTCGCCGACCGCGGCTTGAGAGAAGGCCTCTTGACCGACATGATGGCGGACGACGGCGTCTGGCGGCGCCATCGAAACCGCCGCGGCCAGCGCGCAAGGTAGGGACAGAATGACCAAGGCACCGATCGCGGGCAACCGCACCGGCCGCAAGCTCGGCCAGCGCGTCAAGAAGAAGAAGCTCAAGGCCTCCTCGCGGCAATGGCTGCAACGCCATATCAACGATCCCTACGTGCAGCGCGCGCAGCTTGAGGGCTACCGGGCGCGGGCTGCCTTCAAGCTTCTGGAGATCGACGAGAAGCACAATATCCTCAAAGGCGCGCGCCGCATCATCGACCTTGGCGCCGCACCGGGCAGCTGGTCGCAGATCGCCGCCAAGGTGACGGGCTCGACCGACGAGGATGTCCGCGTCGCGGCCATCGACTTTCTGGAAATGGCGCCGCTTCCCGGCGTGACGATCCTGCAGCTCGACTTTCTCGATCCGGACGCGCCGACGAAACTGATGGAAGCGGTCGGCGGTACGCCGGATCTGGTGATGTCCGACATGGCGGCCCCCACGACCGGCCACCACCGCACGGACCATCTGCGGACGAT from Rhizobium sp. 007 encodes:
- a CDS encoding toll/interleukin-1 receptor domain-containing protein, with product MAKKHDVFISHASPDKDSFVRPFAEALRRLGVNVWYDEFSIGLGDSIAEAIEKGIAQSAFGIVVISPRFIDRKWTQHEYRALLNLNVEEDRKIVPIWLGVTRADVAAFSPSLADKLAIDTQHVDANEAAIQILRLVRPDLYSQHPRADLEEMASGETLEKLQSEIEELREQMEDLQEQIEEYQCPYCGSGLSDRIQAPADPEEKYWDMRETFGCGFQRFGGTVESLCTKDPRFPKFVDYEIICSAPQTERDQWQCHARPKTEMARKASIQSSWGKTQDEARRRLELNYEYRAGKISNREWNDRLFGPGG
- a CDS encoding RlmE family RNA methyltransferase — its product is MTKAPIAGNRTGRKLGQRVKKKKLKASSRQWLQRHINDPYVQRAQLEGYRARAAFKLLEIDEKHNILKGARRIIDLGAAPGSWSQIAAKVTGSTDEDVRVAAIDFLEMAPLPGVTILQLDFLDPDAPTKLMEAVGGTPDLVMSDMAAPTTGHHRTDHLRTMHLCEVAAHFAVDVLGEGGHFLAKTFQGGTERELLNMLKQHFRQVVHVKPASSRAESVEMFLLAKGFKGRKPVTDAVEA
- a CDS encoding DUF6538 domain-containing protein; the protein is MAVRHDVENLIRRGNIFYWRARVPTSFVRCRPGNRLSLSLHCSDHKKAQMIGRKLNVRLAELRMNSKEVMSTKEQLQKLFEHERDSMLAHLENVATAARRNGRPAEIEELELDLENGWAYKLLAMYGIRHRLTLADGCNGQTFLLVNGVPASHIDAIRSNYFEQLHVANSRVFQDGIRALMQQFGIDAHPLNHEKAMKAYFGGRAEALLDVDDRHPLADRSLSEFMGGSRLNHQPTASTSTQAGQPPIAPHTSAIAPVSLAPEPPAIVTLDLQSAPRPVVPEHGDVSKGRPVIPIANFEVECEQLVKNMKEAWDESTARGSL
- a CDS encoding Ppx/GppA phosphatase family protein, encoding MEDPEGGAKPQFDGASAAVRRDGKKSRRRKGKRGGQSRNAPHAASQAPSETSGEAARPMEAAAGNPARKRKRRRRGNGGQRHDGASPAIQQHEKPASAAQADGDASSSRRNRRKHRGKRGLQGRPLAPGKPVGQPGIAAQPAAVARDPAIARAPTIAKANGHSEPRNDGFNRGGRPPERERRDQAAEHPWPDELYAALDLGTNNCRLLIAQPTRPGQFRVVDAFSRIVRLGEGLAASGRLSNEAMDRAVDALRVCAGKLKSREIRRMRLIATEACRQAANGAIFLDRVVAETGLELEIIDRETEARLAVSGCSSLVGRETRSVVLFDIGGGSSEIAVIRIGENRFSRLANHITHWTSLPVGVVTLSERHGGQHVTPESFETMVSEVGGMLARFDCPEIEVAHSGDFHLIGTSGTVTTLAGVHLDLPRYDRRKVDGIWLSDDEVSAMQAKLLSWDFESRAANPCIGPDRADLVLAGCAILEAIRRRWPSPRMRVADRGLREGLLTDMMADDGVWRRHRNRRGQRAR